In the genome of Spirochaetia bacterium, one region contains:
- the prfA gene encoding peptide chain release factor 1, producing the protein MAELIDKLSEYTQQLADLDARLAEPATLKDMKQYKKLMVERSHLAPIVEEITNMSNLSSQITETEEMLEDETDPELLNMAKEELAQLKDDYINSEKHCKMLLVPPDPLEGKNIIMEIRAGTGGDEAALFAADLFRMYYHYAETKSWKIEIMNSNATELGGYKEIVFSISGKDVYGSLRWESGVHRVQRVPETENGGRIHTSAVTVAVLPEAEETDIEIKQEDLKIDVMRAGGPGGQCVNTTDSAVRITHIPTGIVVIQQDEKSQLKNKNKAMRVLRSRLYDMEEARKQKERSAERKNQVGSGDRSERIRTYNFPQNRFTDHRINLTLYKLDYIMQGNLDEPIEALKIAAGEAAMKDI; encoded by the coding sequence ATGGCAGAATTGATAGATAAATTATCTGAATATACCCAGCAGCTTGCAGATCTGGATGCCAGATTGGCAGAGCCTGCTACGCTCAAGGACATGAAGCAATACAAAAAACTTATGGTTGAAAGATCCCATCTGGCACCAATTGTGGAAGAAATAACAAATATGTCCAATCTGTCTTCCCAAATCACAGAAACCGAAGAGATGCTGGAGGATGAGACAGATCCAGAGTTACTGAATATGGCAAAGGAAGAACTTGCTCAGCTGAAGGATGATTATATAAACAGCGAGAAGCATTGCAAGATGCTTCTTGTTCCTCCTGACCCCCTTGAAGGCAAGAATATAATCATGGAAATCAGAGCAGGAACAGGGGGCGACGAAGCTGCCCTTTTTGCTGCTGATTTGTTTCGCATGTATTATCACTATGCAGAGACAAAGAGTTGGAAAATCGAAATAATGAATTCCAATGCAACCGAACTAGGTGGTTATAAGGAAATCGTCTTTTCCATCAGCGGCAAGGATGTATATGGTTCCCTTCGCTGGGAAAGCGGAGTACACAGGGTCCAAAGAGTTCCGGAAACTGAAAACGGAGGTCGTATACATACTTCGGCAGTTACCGTGGCAGTTCTACCTGAAGCAGAGGAAACGGACATTGAAATCAAACAGGAAGATTTGAAAATTGATGTCATGAGGGCTGGTGGACCTGGAGGACAATGTGTCAATACGACAGACAGTGCTGTCAGGATAACGCATATCCCTACCGGCATCGTGGTCATCCAACAGGATGAGAAAAGCCAACTCAAGAACAAAAACAAGGCAATGAGAGTGCTTCGCTCACGCCTGTACGATATGGAAGAAGCCAGAAAACAAAAAGAAAGATCGGCAGAAAGGAAAAACCAAGTGGGAAGCGGAGACCGAAGCGAACGTATCCGTACCTACAACTTTCCTCAGAACCGTTTTACTGACCATAGGATCAACCTGACATTGTATAAGCTTGATTACATCATGCAGGGAAATCTGGATGAACCGATCGAAGCTCTGAAAATTGCAGCCGGCGAAGCTGCAATGAAGGATATCTGA
- a CDS encoding putative manganese-dependent inorganic diphosphatase → MDNIIYVCGHRNPDMDSVCSAWAYAKLQNVLDKQHVYQPVRCGNLNDATKDVFERVGVPAPAFIKDVRCRVSKVMANSSITIDYQQPLHELISIFEKYSISVIPVLKDGVFAGLLSIDEINRYFLREVSVSRPFYHIDIDNLPKVLKGHFIKKGTAGTIKAQIVVGAMSFARFKEYFDTISDDLLPIFVVGDRIEPILEAIVRQVPMIILTKMSDSISRLVDFSAFKGAVFVSDADTSETLRLLRLCIPVGELLENSPAPVDINALFDEAKSALTSSTLRGLPIFEGTEWKGFVTRRCFLEKPRTKVILVDHNEIEQAVNGIEEAEVVGIIDHHRFGAPKMKNPISIYCSPLGSTCTLVTQLYERHGVCIDKQSARILLSGLVSDTVILKSPTTTEEDKRIADVLCKAGEVDDLVAFGQQMFSSSLTLSQREPRAVIDGDFKMYKEGGLRLGIGQCEVTTLRDLEEYRQKYLAVLEEVKKSNGLDWALFLITNVIKENSILLTTGLDTVEYKLAYEKVEDKTYSLPGVLSRKKQLLPEIIRVIEE, encoded by the coding sequence TTGGATAATATCATATATGTCTGCGGACATAGGAATCCTGACATGGACAGCGTATGCAGTGCATGGGCCTATGCCAAATTGCAGAATGTACTTGACAAGCAACATGTATACCAGCCTGTCAGATGTGGTAATCTCAATGATGCTACGAAGGATGTGTTTGAAAGGGTAGGCGTGCCTGCTCCTGCATTCATCAAGGATGTCCGTTGCAGAGTTTCTAAAGTGATGGCAAATTCTTCCATTACAATTGATTACCAGCAACCTCTTCATGAATTGATATCAATCTTTGAGAAGTATAGTATTTCAGTGATTCCTGTCCTGAAAGACGGTGTTTTTGCCGGATTGCTCAGCATTGATGAGATCAACCGGTACTTCCTTCGGGAAGTGAGCGTTTCCCGGCCTTTTTATCACATTGACATAGACAATCTGCCGAAGGTGCTCAAGGGACATTTCATCAAGAAAGGAACCGCCGGAACCATCAAGGCACAGATTGTCGTCGGTGCCATGAGCTTTGCCCGGTTCAAGGAATATTTCGATACCATCAGCGATGACCTGCTGCCGATTTTTGTCGTAGGAGACCGTATCGAGCCTATCCTTGAGGCAATTGTCCGGCAGGTGCCTATGATCATTCTGACAAAGATGAGTGACAGCATATCGCGGCTGGTGGATTTCTCAGCTTTCAAAGGAGCTGTATTTGTCAGTGATGCCGATACTTCTGAGACCTTACGGTTGCTCAGACTTTGCATTCCCGTAGGCGAACTGCTTGAAAACAGTCCGGCTCCGGTCGATATCAATGCGTTGTTTGATGAGGCAAAGTCGGCTCTTACAAGCAGTACATTACGTGGTCTTCCCATATTTGAAGGCACTGAATGGAAAGGCTTCGTTACCAGACGGTGTTTCCTTGAAAAGCCGCGGACGAAGGTCATATTGGTCGATCATAATGAGATTGAACAGGCTGTCAATGGCATTGAGGAAGCCGAGGTCGTGGGTATCATAGACCACCACCGTTTCGGGGCTCCTAAGATGAAAAATCCGATTTCCATCTACTGTTCTCCGTTGGGATCGACCTGTACCTTGGTCACCCAGCTTTATGAGCGGCATGGTGTGTGCATTGACAAGCAAAGCGCCAGGATACTGCTTTCAGGGTTGGTCAGTGATACAGTGATCCTGAAGAGTCCGACTACGACAGAAGAGGATAAAAGAATTGCTGATGTGCTGTGCAAGGCCGGAGAAGTCGATGACCTTGTTGCCTTCGGTCAGCAGATGTTCTCCAGTTCCTTGACTTTAAGCCAAAGAGAACCTAGGGCGGTCATCGACGGGGACTTCAAGATGTACAAGGAAGGAGGCCTGAGGCTTGGCATCGGGCAATGTGAAGTAACGACGCTTCGGGACCTTGAGGAATATCGGCAGAAGTATCTTGCTGTACTTGAAGAAGTCAAAAAGTCAAATGGCCTTGACTGGGCTCTTTTCCTTATTACCAACGTAATCAAGGAAAACAGCATATTGCTGACGACAGGTCTGGATACCGTCGAATATAAACTGGCATATGAGAAGGTAGAAGACAAGACCTACAGCCTTCCTGGTGTTCTTTCCAGGAAGAAGCAACTCCTCCCTGAAATAATTCGAGTCATTGAGGAATAA
- a CDS encoding bifunctional (p)ppGpp synthetase/guanosine-3',5'-bis(diphosphate) 3'-pyrophosphohydrolase produces MYEQLIERFLLRAKRYSPEAQEKIRQAVLYSAQEHEGQKRKSGEPYIIHPIAVAEILIQLNMDADTVCAGLLHDTLEDTSATYDVLEEKFGKTVADLVDSVTKIEILKTDSKSVQEAETIRKMFIAMSKDARVIIIKLADKLHNMRTVEHLSPQRAKEFSRETLDIYAPLADRLGISWVKDELEDLSLKTISPDTYTYIQDYMLSKKSEQTAYLKRIEKSIMTACAEEHLGNVLISSRAKHAYSVYMKMKKRKKDIEEIYDLLGVRILCDSTPECYQILGIVHRLWPPIEGRFKDYIAMPKANNYQSLHTTVMALDGKLLEIQIRTKAMHQIAEYGIASHWKYKVDSGSQPQLGKGLDEKQFGKLLQQMENWSDEISHNPTFMDDLKTELLKDTIFVFTPQGHLIELPYNATALDFAYKIHTEVGNHTAGAKANGSIISLGERLKSTQVIEILTSPNAHPHLSWLRYAQTSSAKKKIKAWLNKNDASILIEKDIIAKSLPSMDVQNSSAKPTFDKNEIIRTVEDQSKMTLKVGDETNMLIHLAQCCHPQHGDAIVGYVSRGRGIIVHKKNCPNLRNMKEIAERTVEVEWDTATAKAHRKYRVTSKVTYDLFSEIEGAIKKYQGHLIEGRLFDSDDGKLVGTFTIEVDHVSDFRYITKALKQLPSINTVSAIS; encoded by the coding sequence ATGTACGAACAATTAATCGAAAGATTTTTGCTCAGAGCAAAGAGATACTCACCAGAAGCCCAAGAAAAGATACGCCAAGCCGTCCTATATTCTGCTCAGGAACATGAAGGCCAGAAACGCAAGAGCGGTGAACCATATATCATCCATCCTATTGCAGTAGCAGAAATCCTTATACAGCTTAATATGGACGCAGATACCGTCTGCGCAGGATTGCTTCATGATACGCTGGAAGACACAAGTGCAACCTATGACGTGCTGGAAGAGAAATTCGGTAAGACAGTTGCAGATCTCGTTGACAGTGTAACCAAGATAGAAATACTGAAGACAGACAGCAAATCTGTCCAGGAAGCTGAAACCATCAGGAAAATGTTCATTGCAATGAGCAAGGATGCAAGGGTAATCATCATCAAGCTGGCAGACAAACTGCACAACATGCGGACCGTCGAACATCTTTCTCCACAACGTGCAAAGGAATTCAGCAGGGAGACACTTGACATCTATGCTCCATTGGCCGACCGCCTTGGTATCTCATGGGTAAAGGATGAGCTTGAAGACCTGTCTTTGAAAACGATCAGCCCTGATACGTACACATATATCCAAGACTACATGCTCAGCAAAAAAAGCGAGCAGACTGCCTATCTGAAGCGAATTGAAAAATCAATAATGACCGCTTGTGCCGAAGAACATCTGGGAAATGTACTTATCTCCAGCAGGGCCAAACATGCCTATTCCGTCTACATGAAAATGAAGAAAAGGAAAAAGGATATTGAAGAAATCTATGACCTGCTGGGTGTCAGGATTCTCTGTGACAGTACTCCTGAATGTTATCAGATATTAGGTATCGTCCACAGGCTCTGGCCTCCGATAGAAGGTCGCTTCAAAGACTATATCGCCATGCCTAAGGCAAACAATTACCAGAGTCTGCATACAACGGTCATGGCTTTGGATGGTAAATTGCTGGAAATCCAAATCAGGACAAAAGCCATGCACCAGATAGCAGAATATGGTATCGCTTCCCATTGGAAATATAAAGTCGATAGCGGAAGTCAGCCTCAGCTAGGCAAAGGCCTGGATGAAAAACAATTCGGCAAATTGCTTCAACAAATGGAAAACTGGTCTGATGAAATTTCCCATAACCCGACATTTATGGATGACCTCAAGACTGAATTGCTCAAGGATACCATTTTTGTCTTCACCCCACAGGGACATCTGATCGAACTGCCATACAATGCAACGGCTTTGGATTTCGCATACAAGATTCATACGGAAGTCGGAAACCATACGGCAGGAGCAAAAGCAAACGGTTCCATAATTTCTCTAGGAGAAAGGCTGAAATCCACGCAGGTCATTGAAATACTTACAAGCCCGAATGCACATCCCCATCTTTCGTGGCTCCGCTATGCGCAGACTTCAAGTGCAAAGAAAAAAATCAAGGCATGGCTGAACAAGAATGATGCTTCAATCCTTATTGAAAAGGATATAATCGCAAAATCCCTTCCCAGCATGGATGTCCAGAACAGTTCTGCAAAACCTACGTTCGACAAAAATGAGATAATCAGAACCGTTGAAGATCAAAGCAAGATGACTTTGAAAGTCGGCGATGAGACAAACATGCTGATCCATCTTGCCCAATGCTGCCATCCGCAGCATGGAGATGCAATCGTAGGGTATGTAAGCAGGGGCAGAGGCATCATCGTCCACAAGAAGAACTGTCCAAACCTTAGGAATATGAAGGAAATAGCTGAGAGGACAGTAGAAGTTGAGTGGGATACGGCAACTGCAAAGGCCCATAGGAAATATAGGGTAACCAGTAAGGTTACCTATGATTTGTTTTCTGAAATTGAAGGTGCAATCAAGAAATACCAGGGACATCTGATCGAAGGACGTCTTTTTGACAGTGATGACGGCAAGCTTGTAGGAACTTTTACCATTGAAGTCGACCATGTCTCTGATTTCAGGTACATAACAAAAGCCCTCAAGCAACTTCCCTCAATCAACACAGTAAGTGCCATCAGCTAA
- the sbcB gene encoding exodeoxyribonuclease I, producing MNKEHNRQSSILWYDLETFGLKSHYDRIAQFAAIRTDLDLNVIGTPIVWYCRLSEDYLPSAEACMVTGITPQEANAKGMNESQFISRIRDEFMVPNTTVTGFNSINFDDEFIRNALYRNLFDPYEREYANGCSRWDIINLVRAAYDLRPEGISWPPKTPLGRPSFKLTELTKANGIDQTGAHDALVDVRATVEVARLIKQKQPKLYNWSYRLREKKVIKDLLAPDPLQRKPLLYTSTHFQEEGKESCTRLIFPITASSSNKNNIYCFDLSKDISALEEAKGEEIFNVDGLIKVGLNRCEFVSPYAHILTPDMETKLQIDRGNCIRKARKLYTNPAIYQKLRYNEKNEFEVNSDVDYQIYCGFFRDRDQQKFAMVRNAAPQDKMEMLKLGFDDKRAPQLIWRYICRNWPETLTGNDKDKWKMFCLERLSTPPNDIIPDLEDYGELEKMLKEGTIEEDKRPVVQQLIAYRDELLERLREK from the coding sequence ATGAACAAGGAACACAATCGGCAAAGTTCAATCTTATGGTACGACTTGGAGACCTTCGGCCTCAAGTCCCACTATGACAGAATAGCACAGTTTGCAGCAATAAGGACAGACTTGGACCTCAACGTCATAGGCACACCGATTGTCTGGTACTGCAGACTCAGCGAAGATTACCTGCCAAGTGCCGAAGCCTGCATGGTCACAGGTATAACTCCGCAGGAAGCCAATGCGAAGGGAATGAATGAAAGTCAGTTCATCAGCAGGATCAGGGATGAATTCATGGTACCGAATACGACGGTAACCGGTTTCAACTCAATTAATTTTGATGATGAGTTCATCCGCAATGCCCTTTATCGCAATCTTTTCGACCCTTATGAGAGGGAATATGCAAATGGTTGCTCAAGATGGGATATCATCAATCTTGTCAGAGCGGCATATGACTTGAGACCGGAAGGAATCAGCTGGCCGCCAAAGACTCCGCTTGGCAGGCCGTCGTTCAAGCTTACAGAGCTTACGAAAGCCAACGGCATAGACCAGACTGGAGCCCACGATGCACTGGTCGATGTAAGGGCTACGGTTGAAGTTGCAAGACTGATCAAGCAGAAACAGCCGAAACTTTATAATTGGAGCTACCGGTTACGAGAAAAAAAGGTCATCAAGGACCTGCTTGCTCCAGACCCATTGCAAAGGAAACCCTTGCTATATACCAGCACGCATTTTCAAGAAGAAGGCAAGGAGTCCTGTACCCGGCTTATATTCCCTATTACAGCATCCTCCAGCAACAAGAACAATATCTATTGCTTTGATCTGAGCAAAGATATCTCAGCACTTGAGGAAGCAAAGGGAGAAGAGATCTTCAATGTGGACGGACTGATCAAGGTAGGCTTGAACCGTTGTGAATTTGTCAGTCCCTATGCCCATATACTTACGCCGGACATGGAAACAAAACTGCAGATCGATCGCGGCAACTGCATACGCAAGGCAAGGAAACTGTATACAAATCCTGCAATCTACCAGAAGCTGCGATATAATGAAAAAAATGAATTCGAAGTCAACAGTGACGTAGATTACCAGATCTACTGTGGTTTTTTCAGGGATCGAGACCAGCAGAAATTTGCCATGGTCAGGAATGCAGCACCGCAGGATAAAATGGAAATGCTAAAACTTGGTTTCGATGACAAACGTGCCCCTCAGTTGATCTGGAGGTATATCTGTCGTAACTGGCCGGAAACATTGACAGGAAACGACAAGGACAAATGGAAGATGTTCTGTCTTGAAAGGCTCTCAACCCCACCCAACGATATTATACCTGATCTGGAAGACTATGGCGAATTGGAAAAAATGCTGAAAGAAGGTACGATTGAAGAAGACAAGAGGCCTGTTGTCCAACAGCTGATTGCCTACAGAGATGAATTGCTGGAGAGGTTAAGGGAGAAATGA
- the prmC gene encoding peptide chain release factor N(5)-glutamine methyltransferase has protein sequence MDQQDVNVRGQLVSATRMLASCSDTPDLDARLLMMKATGWDMVQLLVNDREVLAAPAKETFRDLLKKRLASVPVAYLLGEKEFYGRMFKVSPATLIPRPDTETLVETSIGFIKNEHLERGLDVCTGTGCVGISLEMETGIPFTLSDISTEALQIAKENHQRLIGNDIDHILKTDLLEGLPTYDIIVSNPPYLTKLWCKEANQEVQHEPISALFGMGNDGLDIIRRLIAQAPSHLSSGGRLMLECDYRQVSLVAAMLEKAGFTAVGIWKDLSGKDRVVGGRLCTNN, from the coding sequence ATGGATCAGCAGGATGTAAATGTAAGAGGGCAACTTGTGTCGGCTACCCGCATGCTGGCATCCTGCAGTGATACTCCTGATCTTGATGCCCGTCTGCTTATGATGAAAGCTACGGGCTGGGATATGGTACAGCTTCTCGTCAATGACAGAGAAGTGCTTGCGGCACCTGCAAAGGAAACCTTCAGGGATCTTCTGAAAAAGAGGCTTGCCTCTGTTCCCGTAGCTTATCTACTTGGTGAAAAAGAATTCTACGGAAGGATGTTCAAGGTTTCTCCTGCAACCTTGATTCCCCGGCCTGATACTGAGACCTTGGTTGAAACTTCAATCGGATTCATCAAGAATGAACATCTTGAACGGGGTTTGGATGTGTGTACGGGTACCGGCTGTGTAGGCATTTCCTTGGAAATGGAAACCGGAATCCCGTTTACGCTTTCAGATATCAGTACAGAAGCCCTTCAGATTGCCAAGGAAAACCATCAAAGACTCATAGGTAATGATATTGATCACATACTAAAGACAGATTTGCTGGAGGGGTTGCCCACATATGACATCATAGTCTCCAATCCACCATATCTTACCAAGCTCTGGTGTAAGGAAGCGAATCAAGAAGTGCAACATGAACCGATATCAGCGTTGTTCGGCATGGGAAACGATGGACTGGATATAATCCGGCGCCTGATAGCACAGGCTCCGTCCCATCTGTCTTCAGGAGGCCGTCTGATGTTGGAATGTGACTATAGGCAGGTTTCTCTTGTTGCTGCCATGCTGGAAAAGGCAGGATTTACCGCTGTTGGCATCTGGAAAGATCTAAGTGGCAAGGACAGAGTCGTCGGAGGCAGGTTATGTACGAACAATTAA
- a CDS encoding hexokinase, producing the protein MDKKTYDFLNTWGILPEKVDMQVLCDSFLDEMKKGLQGKESSLDMIPTYVSESIKIVPGEQVIVIDAGGTNLRTCLVTFDEHFEPQITDFRKTTMPGSDREVTADEFFSIFANQVEPIIDKSDYIGFCFSYAATITADHDGIPVKFSKEIKAPQVIGTRIGRRLLEELGRRGHAVQNKRLAVVNDTVTTLLAGMAEGSRSHYGGYVGFILGTGTNTAYVEDNKEITKVSGLPSGRQVINVESGNFDSPGGKIDELFVAGTKEPDAYHFEKMISGAYLGAMSSLVLRKAVECKVLSEAFGKRFEAEGDVDTTQMSHYLEMPFNHDYKLVRCVEGNEKDAIALWHILESIIERAGKQTAANLASAVLKTDIGMDPLHPVCINADGTTYYKTAYLEKYTEYYLEQFLTKVHHRYVTFVHIDNSPTIGAAIAALGLRD; encoded by the coding sequence ATGGACAAAAAGACATATGATTTTCTGAATACATGGGGCATCTTGCCTGAGAAAGTTGATATGCAGGTGCTTTGTGACAGCTTTCTTGACGAAATGAAAAAAGGATTGCAGGGGAAGGAAAGTTCCCTTGATATGATACCTACCTATGTCAGTGAATCAATCAAGATTGTGCCTGGTGAACAGGTCATTGTCATTGATGCCGGGGGTACCAATCTCAGGACATGCCTGGTAACTTTCGATGAGCATTTTGAACCTCAGATTACTGATTTCAGAAAAACTACCATGCCTGGCAGTGACCGGGAAGTAACAGCTGATGAATTCTTTTCCATCTTTGCCAATCAGGTTGAACCTATCATCGACAAATCAGACTATATAGGTTTCTGTTTCAGTTACGCTGCTACCATTACAGCAGACCATGACGGTATTCCTGTAAAGTTCTCAAAAGAAATAAAAGCTCCTCAGGTTATCGGAACAAGGATTGGTCGGCGCTTGCTGGAAGAGTTGGGAAGAAGAGGCCATGCGGTGCAGAACAAGAGGCTGGCTGTAGTCAATGATACAGTTACGACGCTCCTTGCTGGCATGGCCGAGGGCTCCAGAAGCCATTATGGAGGATATGTCGGTTTTATCCTTGGAACGGGTACGAATACTGCCTATGTAGAAGACAATAAAGAGATTACCAAGGTCAGCGGTCTGCCCTCCGGCCGTCAGGTCATCAATGTGGAATCCGGAAATTTTGACAGTCCCGGAGGAAAGATAGATGAATTGTTCGTAGCGGGAACCAAGGAGCCGGATGCCTACCATTTTGAAAAAATGATCAGCGGTGCCTATCTGGGAGCAATGAGTTCCCTTGTCTTGCGCAAGGCTGTCGAATGCAAGGTGTTGTCTGAAGCCTTCGGTAAACGCTTTGAGGCTGAAGGTGATGTAGATACCACACAGATGAGCCATTATCTGGAGATGCCGTTCAACCATGACTATAAGCTTGTTCGTTGTGTAGAGGGAAATGAAAAGGATGCAATTGCCCTTTGGCATATACTTGAATCAATTATTGAACGGGCCGGTAAACAAACGGCGGCGAACCTTGCCAGTGCTGTTCTCAAGACAGATATAGGAATGGACCCTCTGCATCCTGTCTGTATCAATGCAGACGGTACTACCTACTACAAGACTGCCTATTTGGAAAAGTATACCGAATATTATCTTGAGCAGTTCCTTACGAAGGTACACCACCGATACGTGACTTTTGTCCATATTGATAATTCACCTACCATCGGAGCTGCTATTGCGGCCTTGGGGCTCAGGGACTGA
- the rpiB gene encoding ribose 5-phosphate isomerase B, with amino-acid sequence MNIVIANDHGAVDLAARIVDHLVKKGHTVNYLGVKTTDSVDYPDMAEQACKVFNDGGYDFGIVCCGTGIGISISANKIKGIRCALPQNCYAAEKAKQHNNANFLAFGGRIDYQEDPLDMIDAFMAASFEGGRHLRRVNKIMALEGK; translated from the coding sequence ATGAATATTGTTATTGCAAATGATCATGGGGCAGTTGACCTGGCTGCCAGAATCGTTGACCATCTTGTCAAGAAAGGACATACGGTAAACTACCTCGGTGTAAAAACCACTGATTCAGTGGACTATCCTGACATGGCAGAACAAGCCTGCAAGGTCTTCAACGACGGAGGATATGACTTTGGTATTGTCTGCTGCGGAACAGGTATAGGGATTTCCATCAGTGCCAATAAGATCAAGGGCATCCGTTGTGCACTGCCACAGAATTGCTATGCTGCAGAAAAAGCCAAGCAGCACAATAATGCCAATTTCCTTGCCTTCGGCGGCAGGATAGACTATCAGGAAGATCCTTTGGATATGATTGATGCATTCATGGCTGCAAGTTTTGAGGGGGGACGTCACCTACGCAGAGTCAACAAGATCATGGCACTTGAAGGAAAATAA
- a CDS encoding XRE family transcriptional regulator, with protein MDNLPPIGKNIQKLRASRHLTLNILSERSGVSKAMLSQIESDKVNPTVATVCKIARGLNVDLQDLLNDDLTPKRDFIMNPTMNSGHMIEMEENGVRIRILSPLNMVEDLEMYLIHFQPHTVLSSDPHFPGTQEFLTVMKGTVEVTAGNNHCTMKKDDFLMYHCDIEHTIICNSNQGALVHMVVRYNRNKE; from the coding sequence ATGGACAATCTGCCGCCAATAGGGAAAAACATCCAGAAGTTGAGAGCCAGCCGCCATTTGACATTGAACATCCTCAGTGAAAGATCCGGTGTCTCAAAGGCAATGCTCAGCCAAATTGAAAGCGATAAAGTCAATCCGACAGTAGCGACCGTCTGCAAGATTGCCAGAGGACTCAACGTCGACTTGCAGGACCTGCTGAATGATGACCTTACACCGAAGAGAGATTTTATCATGAATCCGACAATGAACTCGGGACACATGATAGAAATGGAAGAAAACGGAGTCAGAATCAGGATTCTGTCCCCATTGAACATGGTGGAAGACCTGGAAATGTATCTGATACATTTCCAGCCACATACAGTCCTTTCAAGTGATCCCCATTTTCCCGGGACACAGGAATTCCTAACGGTAATGAAAGGTACCGTTGAAGTCACTGCAGGGAATAACCATTGTACGATGAAGAAAGATGATTTCCTCATGTACCATTGTGATATAGAACATACTATTATTTGCAACAGCAATCAGGGTGCACTGGTGCATATGGTAGTCCGCTATAACAGAAACAAAGAATAA